A stretch of Enterobacter cloacae complex sp. ECNIH7 DNA encodes these proteins:
- the punC gene encoding purine nucleoside transporter PunC — translation MQPRNSFLVWLGGLSVLGFLATDMYLPAFAAMQEDLQTPAAAISASLSLFLAGFAFAQLLWGPLSDRFGRKPVLLLGLAIFAVGCLGMLWVRDATWLLVLRFIQAVGVCAAAVTWQALVTDYYPANRTNRIFATIMPLVGLSPALAPLLGSWILAHFDWQAIFATLFAITLVLMLPAFALKPAHKKEAHTDAKPITFTSLLSAKAYRGNVLIYAACSASFFAWLTGSPFILHDMGYSPAAIGLSYVPQTIAFLVGGYGCRAALQKWEGQQMLPWLLVLYALSVIGTWAVGFIPGAGLAEILIPFCVMAVANGAIYPIVVAQALRPFPQATGRAAALQNTLQLGLCFLASLVVSALIATPLLTTTSVMLVTVALAVLGYRMQAAAQREQANRAQVETSHA, via the coding sequence ATGCAACCCAGGAACAGTTTTTTAGTCTGGCTCGGCGGCTTGAGCGTGCTGGGCTTTTTGGCCACCGATATGTACCTGCCGGCGTTTGCCGCCATGCAGGAAGATTTACAAACGCCTGCTGCCGCCATCAGCGCCAGCCTGAGTTTATTCCTCGCCGGTTTTGCCTTCGCTCAGCTGCTCTGGGGACCGCTCTCGGATCGCTTTGGTCGTAAACCGGTACTGTTGCTGGGCCTGGCCATTTTTGCGGTGGGCTGCCTGGGAATGTTATGGGTACGCGATGCCACCTGGCTGCTGGTGCTGCGGTTTATTCAGGCCGTGGGCGTCTGTGCCGCGGCCGTGACCTGGCAGGCGCTGGTCACCGACTATTACCCGGCTAACCGCACAAACCGTATTTTCGCCACCATTATGCCGCTGGTGGGTCTCTCACCTGCCCTCGCTCCCCTGCTGGGCAGCTGGATCCTCGCGCATTTCGACTGGCAGGCCATTTTCGCCACGCTGTTTGCCATTACTCTGGTACTGATGCTGCCGGCGTTCGCCCTCAAGCCCGCGCATAAAAAAGAAGCGCATACTGACGCGAAGCCGATTACCTTTACTTCCCTGCTCAGCGCCAAAGCGTATCGCGGGAATGTCCTGATCTATGCCGCCTGCTCGGCAAGCTTCTTCGCGTGGCTCACCGGCTCGCCGTTCATTCTGCACGATATGGGTTACAGCCCGGCAGCCATCGGCCTGAGCTATGTTCCGCAGACCATCGCGTTCCTGGTAGGCGGGTACGGCTGTCGCGCGGCGCTGCAGAAGTGGGAAGGTCAGCAGATGCTGCCGTGGCTGCTGGTGCTGTATGCGCTGAGCGTTATCGGGACCTGGGCCGTTGGCTTTATTCCCGGTGCCGGTCTGGCTGAAATTTTGATCCCATTCTGCGTGATGGCCGTCGCGAACGGGGCGATTTACCCTATCGTTGTAGCCCAGGCGCTGCGTCCCTTCCCGCAGGCGACAGGCCGCGCCGCCGCGCTGCAGAACACCCTGCAGCTGGGGCTGTGCTTCCTGGCAAGCCTGGTGGTCTCGGCGCTGATTGCCACGCCGCTCCTGACCACCACCAGCGTGATGCTGGTGACCGTTGCGCTGGCGGTGTTGGGCTATCGCATGCAGGCAGCCGCGCAGCGTGAGCAGGCTAACCGCGCACAGGTTGAAACGTCGCATGCATAA
- the cydH gene encoding cytochrome bd-I oxidase subunit CydH, with protein sequence MSSDLKFSLFTTVVVLALIVAAGLTAALH encoded by the coding sequence ATGAGTTCCGATCTTAAGTTTTCGCTGTTCACCACCGTTGTTGTGCTGGCTCTGATTGTTGCGGCCGGTCTGACGGCTGCGCTGCACTGA
- the cfa gene encoding cyclopropane fatty acyl phospholipid synthase — protein sequence MSSSCIEEVSVPDDNWSRIVSELLGRAGITINGSSPSDPQVKHPDFFKRVLREGSLGLGESYMDGWWECERLDTFFASVLRAGLENQLPRNLKDTLRVASARLFNLQSKKRAWIVGKEHYDLGNDLFSRMLDPFMQYSCAYWKDASTLEEAQQAKLRLISEKLQLQPGMRVLDIGCGWGGLAYFMAKHYGVSVVGVTISAEQQKMARERCEGLDVDIRLQDYRDLNEQFDRIVSVGMFEHVGPKNYATYFEVVDRNLKPDGIFLLHTIGSKRTDNNVDPWINKYIFPNGCLPSVRQIANASEPHFVMEDWHNFGADYDTTLMAWHARFQETWPEIADNYSERFRRMFSYYLNACAGAFRARDIQLWQVVFSRGIEHGLRVAR from the coding sequence ATGAGTTCATCGTGTATAGAAGAAGTCAGCGTTCCGGACGACAACTGGTCCCGGATCGTCAGTGAACTGTTAGGTCGAGCAGGCATCACTATCAATGGATCATCGCCATCCGATCCTCAGGTTAAACATCCCGACTTTTTTAAACGCGTGTTGCGGGAGGGATCGTTAGGCCTGGGAGAAAGCTATATGGACGGCTGGTGGGAGTGCGAACGTCTGGATACCTTTTTCGCCAGCGTGCTGCGTGCCGGTCTTGAAAATCAACTCCCTCGCAATCTGAAAGACACCCTGCGCGTCGCCTCTGCCCGACTGTTTAATCTGCAAAGTAAAAAACGCGCGTGGATCGTCGGCAAAGAACACTACGATCTGGGCAACGACCTGTTCAGCCGTATGCTGGACCCTTTCATGCAATACTCCTGCGCCTACTGGAAAGACGCGTCGACGCTTGAAGAGGCCCAGCAGGCCAAGCTGCGTCTGATCAGCGAAAAGCTCCAGCTCCAGCCCGGCATGCGCGTGCTGGATATCGGCTGCGGCTGGGGCGGGCTGGCGTATTTTATGGCGAAACACTATGGCGTCAGCGTGGTCGGTGTGACGATCTCAGCGGAACAGCAAAAAATGGCGCGGGAGCGCTGTGAGGGTCTTGACGTGGATATCCGGCTGCAGGATTACCGTGACCTGAACGAGCAGTTTGACCGGATCGTCTCCGTCGGCATGTTCGAGCACGTGGGGCCGAAAAACTACGCTACCTATTTTGAGGTGGTGGATCGGAATCTGAAACCGGACGGCATCTTCCTGCTGCACACCATCGGCTCTAAGCGAACCGACAATAACGTCGACCCGTGGATCAACAAATACATCTTTCCGAATGGCTGTTTGCCTTCCGTCCGCCAGATTGCCAACGCCAGTGAACCCCATTTCGTGATGGAAGACTGGCATAACTTTGGCGCGGATTACGACACCACGTTGATGGCATGGCATGCGCGTTTTCAGGAGACCTGGCCTGAGATTGCGGACAACTATTCTGAACGATTCAGGCGGATGTTTAGCTATTATCTGAATGCCTGCGCGGGGGCGTTTCGCGCACGGGATATTCAGCTCTGGCAGGTGGTATTCAGCCGTGGGATTGAACACGGACTACGTGTCGCACGCTAA
- a CDS encoding FAD-NAD(P)-binding protein yields MKKIAIIGSGPTGIYTFYHLLKNSTPLSVSVFEQSEDAGVGMPYNDDDNSRLMLANIASIEIPPIFITYLDWLKEQSDAHLARFKVDKTRLHDRQFLPRLLLGQYFRDSFLSIVTEAKRLGFNVDVHESAKITDIIPATTGVTLSVNGSVLPEQFDLAVIATGHVWPDEDESTRTFFPSPWSGLMDASIPPCRVGIMGTSLSGLDAAMAVVMQHGEFRDDKFVLDKGSDALKIVLMSRTGILPEADFYCPIPYEPLSVLTEGAAESEIAQGSDGLLDRIFTLMVKELQLADPTWCEKISLHKQNADSIREAWFEDRKRHGPFTWAEENLNEVERNKRERRTVAWRYTVLRLHEVVQEIVPHLNERDRKRFKQGLARVFIDNYAAIPPQSIRRLLALREAGIISVATLGDDYALDIGSDRTVITTQETVYRFDVFIDARGQKPLKTKDLPFPTLRKQLEATGEEIPDVGEDYTLNAPDAVRGRIAFGAIPWLMHDRPFVQGLAECAEIAEAMAKAAEKPASRSRRRLPYIEN; encoded by the coding sequence ATGAAGAAGATCGCGATTATCGGCTCCGGCCCCACAGGGATTTACACCTTTTATCACCTCCTCAAGAACAGCACGCCGCTCTCCGTTTCCGTTTTCGAACAATCCGAAGACGCTGGCGTGGGTATGCCCTATAACGACGACGATAATTCCCGGCTGATGCTGGCGAACATTGCGAGCATTGAAATCCCGCCCATTTTTATCACCTATCTCGACTGGCTCAAGGAACAGAGTGACGCCCATCTTGCGCGCTTTAAGGTTGATAAAACCCGCCTGCATGACCGGCAGTTCCTGCCCCGGCTTCTGCTGGGTCAATATTTCCGCGACAGCTTTCTTTCCATCGTAACAGAGGCAAAAAGGTTGGGATTCAACGTTGATGTCCATGAATCTGCGAAGATCACAGACATCATTCCCGCGACAACCGGCGTTACGCTTTCCGTCAACGGCAGCGTCTTGCCTGAACAATTCGACCTTGCGGTTATCGCCACCGGCCACGTCTGGCCAGACGAGGACGAATCCACGCGCACGTTCTTCCCAAGCCCCTGGTCCGGTCTGATGGACGCCAGTATCCCTCCCTGCCGCGTCGGTATCATGGGGACATCGTTAAGCGGTCTCGACGCGGCCATGGCGGTGGTGATGCAGCACGGTGAATTTCGTGATGATAAATTCGTGCTGGATAAAGGCAGCGACGCGTTGAAGATTGTCCTGATGTCCCGAACGGGTATTCTGCCGGAAGCCGATTTTTACTGCCCTATTCCTTACGAACCGCTGTCGGTATTGACCGAAGGCGCGGCTGAAAGCGAGATTGCCCAAGGATCGGATGGCCTGCTCGACCGTATATTTACCCTGATGGTCAAAGAGCTTCAGCTGGCTGACCCGACGTGGTGCGAGAAAATATCGCTGCATAAGCAGAATGCGGACAGCATTCGTGAGGCCTGGTTTGAGGATCGTAAACGGCACGGCCCCTTTACCTGGGCGGAAGAAAATCTCAACGAGGTTGAGCGGAACAAACGCGAGCGGCGCACTGTAGCCTGGCGCTATACCGTGCTTCGGCTGCATGAGGTGGTTCAGGAGATTGTTCCCCACCTCAACGAACGGGACAGAAAGCGCTTTAAGCAAGGCCTCGCCCGCGTATTCATCGACAACTATGCGGCCATCCCTCCGCAGTCTATCCGCAGGCTGCTCGCGCTTCGCGAAGCCGGCATCATCAGCGTGGCGACGCTCGGCGACGATTACGCGCTGGATATTGGCAGCGATCGAACGGTAATCACTACACAAGAGACCGTTTACCGTTTCGACGTGTTCATTGATGCGCGCGGGCAGAAGCCGCTCAAAACGAAGGATCTGCCCTTTCCGACGCTGCGCAAACAGCTGGAAGCCACGGGCGAAGAGATACCGGACGTCGGTGAGGATTACACCTTAAATGCGCCTGACGCCGTTCGCGGGCGCATTGCCTTCGGCGCGATACCGTGGCTGATGCACGATCGTCCCTTCGTTCAGGGGCTGGCGGAGTGTGCAGAGATTGCGGAAGCAATGGCGAAGGCGGCGGAAAAACCCGCGTCTCGATCGCGGCGCAGATTACCGTATATCGAGAACTGA
- a CDS encoding amino acid ABC transporter ATP-binding protein — MLSGLFSHSAAGAADFSHLEQASVEFRHVDKRYGDHQVLNDINLTITPGEVVAILGPSGSGKSTLIRLINQLETLSGGEILVDNKPTAKLSGTGLRQLRSRVGFVFQQFNLYAHLTASQNITLALEQVHGWKPQPAQERALALLEKVGMLEKAHHFPAELSGGQQQRVAIARALASSPQIILFDEPTSALDPEMIGEVLYVMKALAHSGITMIVVTHEMQFAREIADRIVFIDGGQILETAPPAQFFSQPSHPRAQRFLQKVLNPLHQEHL, encoded by the coding sequence ATGCTCTCAGGTTTATTTTCACACTCCGCGGCCGGTGCCGCGGATTTTTCACATCTGGAACAGGCCAGCGTCGAGTTTCGTCACGTGGACAAACGCTACGGTGACCATCAGGTTTTAAACGACATTAACCTCACCATCACGCCCGGTGAAGTGGTCGCCATCCTCGGCCCTTCAGGTTCCGGTAAATCCACCCTGATCCGTCTCATCAACCAGCTTGAAACCCTGAGCGGCGGAGAGATTCTGGTCGACAACAAGCCTACCGCAAAGCTCTCCGGTACCGGGCTGCGCCAGCTGCGCAGCCGCGTGGGGTTTGTGTTCCAGCAGTTCAATCTTTACGCCCACCTCACCGCCAGCCAGAACATCACCCTGGCGCTGGAGCAGGTTCACGGCTGGAAGCCGCAGCCTGCCCAGGAGCGCGCGCTGGCCCTGCTGGAGAAGGTCGGGATGCTGGAAAAAGCCCACCATTTCCCGGCAGAACTTTCCGGTGGACAGCAGCAGCGCGTCGCGATTGCCCGCGCCCTGGCCTCCTCACCGCAAATCATTCTGTTCGATGAACCCACCTCCGCGCTGGATCCGGAGATGATTGGTGAAGTGCTGTACGTGATGAAAGCCCTCGCCCACAGCGGGATCACGATGATCGTGGTGACCCACGAGATGCAGTTTGCCCGGGAAATTGCCGACCGGATTGTCTTTATCGACGGCGGGCAAATTCTGGAAACCGCGCCGCCGGCGCAGTTTTTCAGCCAGCCGTCGCATCCGCGCGCGCAGCGGTTCCTGCAAAAGGTGCTCAACCCGCTGCATCAGGAGCATCTGTAA
- the mdtK gene encoding MdtK family multidrug efflux MATE transporter, with amino-acid sequence MQKYMNEARQLLALAIPVIVAQVAQTAMGFVDTVMAGGYSATDMAAVAIGTSIWLPAILFGHGLLLALTPVIAQLNGSGRRERIAHQVRQGFWLAGFVSVLIMVVLWNAGHIIRAMHNIDPALADKAVGYLRALLWGAPGYLFFQVARNQCEGLAKTKPGMVMGFIGLLVNIPVNYVFIYGHFGMPELGGVGCGVATAAVYWVMFFSMIAFVKRARSMRDIRNEKRFSTPDWNIMMRLVQLGLPIALALFFEVTLFAVVALLVSPLGIVNVAGHQIALNFSSLMFVLPMSLAAAVTIRVGFRLGQGSTLDAQTAARTGLGVGVCMAVCTALFTVALREQIALLYNDNPEVVTLASHLMLLAAIYQISDSIQVIGSGVLRGYKDTRSIFFITFIAYWVLGLPCGYILALTDLVVERMGPAGFWMGFIIGLTSAAIMMMMRMRFLQRQPSTVILQRAAR; translated from the coding sequence GTGCAGAAGTACATGAATGAAGCGCGCCAGCTATTGGCACTGGCTATACCAGTGATCGTCGCGCAAGTGGCCCAGACCGCAATGGGATTTGTGGATACGGTAATGGCAGGTGGCTACAGCGCCACCGATATGGCGGCCGTGGCTATCGGCACGTCAATCTGGCTTCCGGCCATCCTGTTCGGCCACGGTCTGCTGCTCGCGCTCACGCCGGTTATCGCTCAGCTCAATGGCTCGGGTCGTCGCGAGCGCATTGCCCATCAGGTCCGTCAGGGCTTCTGGCTGGCAGGGTTTGTCTCGGTGCTGATCATGGTCGTGCTCTGGAACGCGGGCCACATCATTCGCGCTATGCATAACATTGACCCGGCACTGGCTGATAAAGCCGTGGGCTATCTGCGCGCCTTGCTCTGGGGTGCGCCCGGTTACCTCTTTTTCCAGGTGGCGCGTAACCAGTGTGAGGGCCTGGCGAAAACCAAGCCCGGGATGGTGATGGGCTTTATCGGCCTGCTGGTCAACATTCCGGTGAACTATGTCTTTATTTACGGTCATTTCGGGATGCCGGAGCTCGGCGGCGTCGGGTGCGGCGTGGCGACGGCAGCCGTTTACTGGGTGATGTTCTTCTCCATGATCGCCTTTGTAAAACGCGCCCGCTCCATGCGCGACATTCGTAACGAGAAAAGATTTAGCACGCCGGACTGGAACATCATGATGCGTCTGGTGCAGTTAGGGTTACCGATCGCCCTCGCCCTGTTCTTTGAGGTGACCCTGTTTGCCGTGGTTGCCCTGCTGGTCTCCCCGCTGGGCATTGTGAACGTGGCCGGGCACCAGATTGCGCTGAACTTCAGCTCCCTGATGTTCGTCCTGCCGATGTCGCTGGCGGCGGCGGTGACGATTCGCGTCGGCTTCCGCCTGGGCCAGGGCTCAACGCTGGATGCGCAAACGGCCGCCCGGACCGGGCTGGGCGTCGGCGTCTGCATGGCTGTCTGTACGGCGCTCTTTACCGTTGCATTACGCGAGCAGATTGCCCTGCTCTATAACGACAACCCGGAAGTGGTCACGCTGGCATCGCACCTGATGCTGCTGGCCGCGATTTACCAGATCTCTGACTCCATCCAGGTGATTGGCAGCGGCGTGCTGCGTGGATATAAAGACACGCGCTCCATCTTCTTTATCACCTTCATCGCCTACTGGGTGCTGGGTCTGCCGTGTGGCTATATTCTGGCCCTGACGGACTTAGTGGTTGAGCGCATGGGGCCGGCAGGGTTCTGGATGGGCTTTATCATCGGCCTGACGTCGGCGGCGATTATGATGATGATGCGAATGCGCTTCCTGCAGCGCCAGCCATCAACTGTCATTTTGCAGCGCGCGGCACGTTAA
- the punR gene encoding DNA-binding transcriptional activator PunR — translation MWSDYSLEVVDAVARNGSFSGAAQELHRVPSAISYTVRQLEEWLAVPLFERRHRDVELTPAGAWFLKEGRSVIKKMQITREQCQQIANGWRGHLSIAVDNIVKPERTRQMIVDFYRHFSDVELRVSQEVFNGVWDALADGRAEMAIGATQAIPVGGRYAFRDMGMLSWKCVVASDHPLAAMEGPLSDDTLRNWPSLVLEDTSRSLPKRITWLLDNQRRVVAPDWESSATCLSAGLCVAMVPVHFARPRIDTGEWVELTLENPFPDAACCLTWQQNDVSPAMAWLLDYLGDSETLNREWLREPA, via the coding sequence ATGTGGTCAGATTATTCTCTTGAAGTGGTCGATGCTGTTGCGCGTAACGGCAGCTTTAGCGGTGCGGCGCAGGAGCTGCACCGCGTCCCTTCGGCAATCAGCTACACGGTGCGTCAGCTTGAGGAGTGGCTGGCGGTTCCGCTGTTTGAACGGCGGCATCGTGATGTGGAATTAACGCCCGCAGGCGCGTGGTTTTTGAAAGAAGGGCGTTCTGTTATCAAAAAAATGCAGATCACCCGCGAACAGTGTCAGCAGATCGCTAACGGCTGGCGGGGACATCTTTCCATCGCGGTGGACAACATCGTTAAACCCGAGCGCACCCGGCAGATGATCGTCGATTTCTATCGTCATTTTTCTGACGTCGAGCTGCGGGTCTCGCAGGAGGTGTTTAACGGCGTCTGGGATGCGCTGGCGGACGGCAGGGCAGAGATGGCGATTGGGGCCACGCAGGCGATCCCGGTCGGGGGACGTTACGCCTTTCGCGATATGGGAATGCTGAGCTGGAAATGCGTGGTGGCAAGCGACCATCCGCTGGCGGCGATGGAAGGGCCGCTGAGCGATGACACGCTGCGCAACTGGCCGTCGCTGGTGCTGGAAGATACGTCCCGTTCATTGCCCAAGCGTATCACCTGGCTTCTCGACAACCAGCGGCGGGTGGTGGCCCCTGACTGGGAATCGTCGGCGACGTGCCTCAGCGCCGGGCTGTGCGTCGCGATGGTGCCCGTTCATTTCGCGCGTCCGCGCATCGATACCGGAGAGTGGGTTGAGCTGACGCTGGAGAATCCGTTCCCGGATGCGGCCTGCTGCCTGACATGGCAGCAAAATGATGTCTCGCCTGCGATGGCCTGGCTGCTGGATTATCTGGGAGACAGCGAAACGCTGAACCGGGAATGGTTACGGGAGCCAGCGTAG
- a CDS encoding riboflavin synthase has translation MFTGIVQGTAKVVSIDEKPNFRTHVVELPEYMLEGIETGASIAHNGCCLTVTEINGNQISFDLMKETLRITNLGELAVGDTVNVERAAKFSDEIGGHLMSGHIMTTAEVAKIVTSENNRQIWFKMQDPSLMKYILYKGFIGIDGISLTVGEVTPTRFCVHLIPETLQRTTLGAKKLGHRVNIEIDPQTQAVVDTVERVLAAKEAAIIKTAAEEE, from the coding sequence ATGTTTACTGGTATTGTGCAGGGCACCGCCAAAGTGGTGTCCATTGATGAAAAACCTAATTTCCGTACTCATGTTGTTGAGCTGCCGGAATATATGCTTGAGGGTATTGAAACCGGCGCGTCGATTGCTCACAACGGCTGCTGCCTGACCGTTACCGAAATTAACGGCAACCAGATTAGCTTTGATTTAATGAAAGAGACGCTGCGCATCACCAACCTGGGCGAGCTGGCGGTAGGAGATACCGTCAACGTTGAGCGTGCGGCGAAGTTTAGCGATGAGATTGGCGGCCACCTGATGTCCGGGCACATCATGACCACCGCTGAAGTGGCAAAAATCGTGACCTCGGAAAATAACCGTCAAATCTGGTTTAAAATGCAGGATCCTTCATTAATGAAATACATCCTCTATAAAGGATTTATTGGCATCGATGGGATTAGCCTGACGGTAGGTGAAGTAACGCCAACGCGTTTTTGCGTGCATTTAATTCCTGAAACGCTGCAGCGCACCACGCTGGGTGCCAAAAAACTGGGGCACCGCGTGAATATTGAAATCGATCCGCAAACCCAGGCGGTGGTGGATACGGTTGAGCGCGTGCTGGCAGCAAAAGAAGCGGCAATAATAAAGACCGCCGCAGAAGAAGAATAA
- a CDS encoding carbonic anhydrase, translating to MQHIIEGFLSFQKEIFPQRKELFRSLASSQNPKALFISCSDSRLVPELVTQQEPGQLFVIRNAGNIVPPFGPEPGGVSATIEYAVVALGVTDIVICGHSNCGAMKAIADNANLEPMPAVSHWLRYSDAAKAVVEKKTWDKPIDKVNAMVQENVFAQLSNIKTHPSVAVGLRNNSIRLHGWVYDIESGKILALDKATKTFVSLSENPEVFFE from the coding sequence ATGCAACATATCATTGAAGGTTTTCTCAGCTTTCAAAAAGAGATTTTCCCGCAACGTAAAGAACTCTTCCGCAGTTTAGCGTCCAGCCAGAATCCCAAAGCGCTGTTCATCTCATGCTCCGACAGCCGTCTGGTCCCGGAACTGGTCACCCAGCAAGAGCCAGGACAACTCTTTGTCATTCGTAATGCTGGCAACATCGTACCGCCTTTCGGGCCGGAGCCTGGCGGCGTGTCCGCCACTATCGAATACGCCGTGGTGGCGCTGGGCGTCACGGATATCGTGATTTGCGGTCACTCCAACTGTGGCGCGATGAAGGCGATTGCCGATAACGCGAACCTGGAGCCAATGCCTGCTGTGTCACACTGGCTGCGCTATTCAGACGCGGCGAAAGCCGTGGTTGAGAAGAAAACCTGGGATAAGCCGATCGATAAGGTCAATGCGATGGTGCAGGAGAACGTGTTTGCGCAGCTGAGCAACATTAAGACCCACCCGTCCGTCGCGGTGGGCCTGCGTAATAACTCCATCCGACTGCACGGCTGGGTATACGACATTGAAAGCGGCAAAATTCTTGCCCTGGATAAAGCGACGAAAACCTTCGTTTCGCTGTCAGAAAATCCGGAAGTCTTCTTCGAGTAA
- the purR gene encoding HTH-type transcriptional repressor PurR, which yields MATIKDVAKRANVSTTTVSHVINKTRFVAEETRNAVWAAIKELHYSPSAVARSLKVNHTKSIGLLATSSEAAYFAEIIEAVEKNCFQKGYTLILGNAWNSIEKQRAYLSMMAQKRVDGLLVMCSEYPESVLSMLEEYRHIPMVVMDWGEARADFTDSVIDNAFEGGYMAGRYLIERGHREIGVIPGPLERNTGAGRLAGFMKAMEEALINVPENWIVQGDFEPESGYRAMQQIVSQPHRPTAVFCGGDIMAMGALCAADELGLRVPQDISVIGYDNVRNARFFTPALTTIHQPKDSLGETAFNMLMDRIVNKREESQSIEVHPRLIERRSVADGPFRDYRR from the coding sequence ATGGCAACAATTAAAGACGTAGCAAAACGCGCAAACGTTTCCACTACAACCGTATCACATGTAATTAACAAAACCCGCTTTGTGGCGGAAGAGACGCGCAACGCCGTCTGGGCAGCGATCAAAGAGCTGCACTATTCGCCAAGTGCGGTTGCGCGCAGCCTCAAGGTTAATCACACCAAGTCCATTGGATTGCTGGCGACCAGCAGTGAAGCGGCCTATTTTGCCGAGATCATTGAAGCGGTCGAAAAGAACTGCTTCCAGAAAGGCTATACCCTGATTCTGGGCAACGCGTGGAACAGCATTGAAAAACAGCGTGCCTACCTGTCGATGATGGCGCAAAAGCGCGTTGATGGCCTGCTGGTAATGTGCTCCGAGTATCCGGAGTCAGTGCTGTCGATGCTGGAAGAGTATCGCCATATTCCAATGGTGGTGATGGACTGGGGCGAAGCGCGCGCAGACTTCACCGATTCTGTTATCGATAACGCCTTTGAAGGCGGCTATATGGCCGGTCGTTATTTGATCGAACGCGGTCACCGCGAGATTGGCGTGATCCCCGGTCCGCTGGAGCGCAACACCGGCGCGGGCCGTCTGGCCGGTTTTATGAAAGCGATGGAAGAAGCGTTGATCAACGTGCCGGAAAACTGGATTGTGCAGGGCGACTTTGAGCCGGAATCGGGCTACCGCGCGATGCAGCAGATCGTCTCCCAGCCGCACCGTCCGACCGCCGTGTTCTGCGGAGGCGACATCATGGCCATGGGCGCGCTCTGCGCTGCCGACGAGCTGGGCCTGCGCGTACCGCAGGATATTTCCGTGATCGGGTATGACAACGTGCGTAACGCGCGCTTCTTCACCCCGGCGCTGACCACCATTCACCAGCCAAAAGACTCGCTGGGCGAAACGGCCTTTAACATGCTGATGGACAGAATCGTCAACAAGCGTGAAGAGTCGCAGTCCATTGAAGTTCACCCGCGTCTTATCGAACGCCGTTCCGTTGCGGATGGTCCGTTCCGCGACTACCGTCGTTAA
- a CDS encoding ABC transporter substrate-binding protein, with translation MAANMKGFTKRTLVLGLLAAGSLLSAQAQADQLADIKAAGVVKVATFDANPPFGSIDAKTHEIVGYDVDFAKALAKSLGVKLELVATNPANRIPLLQSGKADLIVADITITPERAQVIDFSTPYFVTGQQFLVPAKSPDKLDDYSRARIGAVKGTTGEQALHQRFPQSRVLSYDDIPLALTALRNGNVQAITQDSTILAGLLAQAPDKANFKILPDLLSKEEIGVGVKKGETALQKAVIDELVNLEKNGQAAKIYDVWFGPNTPSPQPRAFKIEAR, from the coding sequence ATGGCAGCAAACATGAAAGGGTTTACAAAACGGACACTGGTTCTGGGATTACTGGCGGCGGGCAGCCTGCTTTCAGCGCAGGCACAGGCCGATCAGCTGGCGGATATTAAGGCCGCAGGGGTGGTGAAAGTGGCCACGTTTGACGCCAACCCGCCGTTTGGCTCTATTGATGCCAAAACGCACGAGATCGTCGGATATGACGTGGACTTCGCCAAAGCGCTGGCAAAATCGCTCGGCGTGAAGCTTGAACTGGTTGCCACCAATCCGGCTAACCGTATTCCGCTGCTGCAGTCCGGAAAAGCCGATCTGATCGTGGCGGATATCACTATCACCCCGGAACGCGCGCAGGTGATTGATTTCTCGACGCCTTACTTTGTCACCGGCCAGCAGTTCCTCGTGCCGGCTAAATCACCGGACAAGCTTGATGACTATAGCCGGGCGCGTATTGGCGCGGTCAAAGGAACGACGGGCGAGCAGGCGCTTCACCAGCGTTTCCCGCAGTCACGCGTGCTCTCTTATGACGATATTCCGCTGGCGCTGACGGCACTGCGCAACGGTAACGTACAGGCCATCACCCAGGACAGCACCATTCTGGCCGGTCTGCTGGCGCAGGCGCCGGATAAAGCGAACTTTAAAATCCTGCCCGACCTGCTCAGCAAAGAAGAGATTGGCGTTGGGGTGAAAAAAGGCGAAACGGCGCTGCAGAAGGCCGTTATCGACGAGCTGGTTAACCTCGAGAAGAACGGTCAGGCAGCAAAAATCTACGATGTCTGGTTTGGCCCAAACACGCCTTCCCCACAGCCTCGCGCCTTTAAAATAGAAGCCAGATAA